ACTATGGTCAGTTTCATAACATCAGTTGCTGCTACGGTACATGGGGCAATGGCATAAGCTGTTAATTGTATCGTCACATATCCCTGAGCTGCATCGGCAGCAGTGGGTAAATATGTTGTTGATAGATTTGCAGTATTACCAAAGCTTCCAGTTCCATCTAAAACCTGCCACTGAGTTGAGCTGTAATTGCTTGCTGTTCCATTCAGAAGATAACTTCCTGTTAAATAACAGATGGAGCCATCTGAACCGGCGTTCACTGATGGCTGAGCTGAAATGGTAAGTGTTGTTGAACTGCTAGCCGGGCTGCACGATCCATTGCCGTTGGCAGTGAGGGTGAGTACAACACTTCCTGATGAAATGTCGCTGGGGCCTGGAGTGTAAATCGGGTTTAATGCCGAAGGATTGTTAAACACTCCGTCGCCATTGCTTCCCCAGGATATTGAACTCGCGTTTGTGGCAGTGGCTCCGGTTATTTGGAAATTACTGCCCGGACAAACTGTTCCATTGGCACCGGCAAAGGCTGCAGGTCCGTTTTCTACCGAAATACTGAAATCGGGAGAAAACGCTCCGTTTCCGCATGAATTAACGCCCCGCACTCTCAGGTTTCCTGCTGAAGCTGTTGAAGTGGAGGTTAAATTAATGCTGGTGCTGTTTGATGCACCATTAACTGTGAATCCGGCAGGGAGAACCCATTCATATGATGTTGCATAAGCTACCGGAGCAACTGTAAAAACAAGGTTGGTTTGGTTTTGGCAAACGCTGGCGGGTCCGCTGATGCTGGAAGCAGCTATCGGAAGGTTATTCATACTAACTGCAAAAGGAGCAGACCACTGGCCTGATCCGCAACTGTTGGTTCCCCTGACAAGAATATTCCCAGAAGAAGCAGTGGCAGAATAGTTAACTGTAATCTGATTTGTATTGAATCCATTGCTGATACTTGCCCCGGTGGGTAATTGCCATTCATATCCGGTTGCATTATTTATGGCAGGCACACTGTAGGTTACTCCGTTTTCGCCCTGGCAAACACTTGACTTTCCGCTGATAGTTCCTGCATTTGACGGCAGATTGTCAACATTCACAAAATGATTGGGCGACCATGATCCTGTGCCGCAGCTGTTGCTTCCGCGAACATAAAAATCTCCTGATGTTGCAGATGAGCTGAAGTCAACGGTTATTGATCTTGTGTTGGCTCCGGCAGTAATTGAAGCACCAACAGGCATTGTCCAGATATAATCAGTTGCATTGGCAATGGGGTTTACAGTAAAAACGACTCCTGTTTGCCCCTGACAGGCTGAAGCAGGCCCAGAAATGGCACTTGCAGTAGCAGGCAATGATGATACAATAACAGGAAGTACAGATGGAGAGCCATTTCCACAGCCATTAGTTCCGTAAACAGAAATATCACCTGATACGGCTGAGCTGCTGAAGTTTACAGTAATAGAATTTGAATTGGCTCCCGTTGCAATACTGGCTCCGGCAGGAACTGTCCATACATAACCGGTTGCATTAGCAATGGGTGATATCGAATAACTTACCGAGTTGGTTGATTGGCATACATTGTTGGTGCCTGAAATCAGACCTGCTGCAGCAGGCATTGGGTTTGCTGTTACAGAAATCTGAGATGAATTTCCATCGCCACATGTGTTTTGGCCGTACACAATGATATCACCAGAAACTGCCGATGAACTGAAATTAACTGTAATGTTGTTGGTGTTTGAACCTGAGGCGATAGTTGCCCCTGCCGGCAACGACCAAACATATGAAGTAGCATTGTTAATTTGAGGCACTGAATAGCTATAGCCATTGCTACCCTGGCAAACTGAACTGCTGCCGGTTATGCTGCCTGCATCTGACGGTAGTGGAAGACCTGTAATATTAACCGGACTCCCGGTAGTAGTACCGGGGGTGCCATCAAAATCATAAACATGCTCCAGCGCATAAGTGCCCGGAGTGGATGTTGTTATCACGTAGGGGTTTACATATATGTCCTTGATGGTAACTAAGGTTGTCCCATCAATGCTGTAAACGATAATGAACGGCGGTGTACCCAGATTAAAATTAACCTGTATCGACGTATTATTGCCCGGACATATTGATGCATTGCCTGCGAGTGTAAGCCACGCTTCAGGCTGTGCAGCCACTTGTAAGGTAGAAATAAGCGCAAATAGCATTAGCGCCCTTTTCCTGTTTTTCCCCCCGAAAATTCTGTAAAAGGTCTTCATATTATTTGATATTTTAATTTCGGCTGTAAAGAACTCTTCATCTGACCAGAGGTTATTCTTCTCTGCCCTGAATCAATTGTTTATCATTTTTTATTCAAATAGTAATATGTTTGAAAGCGAAAAAACGGTTCTTTTGCCAAATTATATAATCATTTAGTTTGTAAAACACAGAAAAACAGCATGTTAAAGGTTTTTCAATGGGGCTTTCTGCAATTTTTAATGATATTTGCTGCAAAAAGCATTAACTCTTTATTTTACGGGCTTTTTTGAATTTTATCATTTTTTTAACCGTTGTCTAAGTGTTAATAATTATACATTATAAGTAAAATAAATTTACACTCTGGCTGGCCATGGTTCAGGGTTTAACCGGGCGACAACTGTTTTTTATTTTAAAATCAAATTTATGAATGCCATTGGACTGCATTTCCAGTGAATTGAAATTTGGATAATTGTAAAAAATCTTTACAAGTTTATGGTTCGTGTTATATGTGGTTGTATATCAGCATACTGTTAGATTTGTTCTGGATTGTCTTTCATAATAGTCTTTGTCAAAACCACTTTTTGAAAATGAGGAGGGGGCCGATTTGCCTGATATTGTTTTTTAAGCAATTTTGAATGTAACTTTGTTATTGCTTTATTTTAATCATTCGAAACCCGAATGAAGACTTTTTGATTAAATCTGTTAATAATGAAGTTTCCTTCAACAATTCATGCTTTTACCCTTAATAATGGAAATATTATTCCTGCTATAGGCCTTGGAGTGTACCAGATGCCCAATGGTGTTCTCACCCAGCGAGCTGTTGATTATGCTTTAAGAGTTGGTTACAGGCATATTGATACCGCTATGATTTATCGGAATGAAGAATCGGTAGGAAAGGCCATTGCTACGGGTTTTGTTCCCAGGGAGCAGATTTTTGTAACCACAAAGCTTTGGAATTCCGAACAAGGATATGATCAGGCCATTCGCGCGTGCAATGCAAGTTTAACCAGGCTTGGTTTGAAATATGTTGATTTGTTTCTAATACACTGGCCTGTTCATGGAAAAAGGAAAAACTCATGGCGTGCCCTTGAAACTCTCATGGGCGAAGGTAAATGCAGGTCAATCGGAGTGAGCAATTATATGGTTGGTCATTTACTTGAATTGCTTGATTTCTGCAAAATAGTTCCCGCTGTGAACCAAATTGAACTGCATCCATTTATCTATAATTCACGTATCCAAACCGTAGATCTTTGCAGACAGGCCGGGATTATTCCGGTTGCCTACAGCCCGCTTACCAAAGGAATAAAACTGCGCGATCCTTTATTATTGCGCATGGCAACTTCCTATGGAAAAACTGCAGCACAATTGTTATTGCGTTGGGCATTGCAACAGGGATTTGCTGTAATTCCCAAATCAGCTGTGACGTCGCGAATTGCTGATAATTTCAAAATATTTGATTTTGAGATTAGCAATAATGATATGGAATTACTCAATAGTCTTGATGAGAATCTGACAACAGGCTGGGATCCTTCGGAGGTGCTTTAAAAATCAGCGGTTGACTGCCTGGTGCTCTATGGGCCGGTTTTCTGATTCTTGTTATTTGGTTTTACATTTTCGCAATTTCACATATTGCTGATTATACTAACTTTGTCACAAATTTATATTGCCATGTCAAAATCCAGAACATTTTACCCTGCTCAGGTTTCCAAAGATATTGAAGCCATTTTAAACCAACCTTTTACTTCTTTTTCATCTGAAAAGGAAGCCATGCGTTTTGCGCTTGGAATACTTGATCTTACAACTCTTGAAGGTGCTGATAACATTGCAAAAGTAGATGCATTGTGTAAGAAAGCCCTGAGTTTTCAGGAGCTTGGTTTGTCAAATGTGGCTGCAATTTGTGTTTATCCGGTATTTGCACGCCAGGTTAAAGGTCTGCTTCATGGCTCAGGACTAAACACTGCTTGTGTGGCTGGCGCTTTTCCAGCCGGACAGTCTCCTCTTCATATTAAACTTGCCGAAATCAAATATGCTATTGATGAAGGTGCCGATGAAATTGACATGGTCATTTCAAGAGGAAAATTCCTGCAGGGCGATTATATTGAAGTTTTTGAAGAAGTACATGCCATTAAGGAGTTGTGCGGTCAGGTACATTTAAAAGTGATACTTGAAACCGGTGAGATTAACGATTTAAATAGAATATATGACGCATCAGTACTTGCAATGAAGGCAGGCGGGGATTTCATCAAAACATCAACAGGTAAGGTGAGCCCTGCTGCAACTCCTGAGGCTGCTTATATTATGCTTCAGGCCATAAAGGATTTTCACGAATCAACTGGTAAGTATGTCGGATTCAAGCCTGCCGGCGGCGTTTCTACTCCTGATCAGGCATTGGTTTATATTAAACTGGTCGAAAAAATCCTGGGTGCTGAATGGCTAAATAGTCATCTTTTCAGAATTGGAGCCAGCCGGCTTGCCGATAACCTGGTAAATGCTATTTTAAATGAGTAGCAGGCGATTTCAATTTTTACCTTTTTAATGAATGAATTAACCCGCGTAATGGCTTACCGGCAATGCATTTGTGATGGAAGTCCTTTTGTAAACAAGTGTTTTGTGAAGTAATGGTAATGTGCTCAGGCCTGACAGAAAATTACTCAGGCCTGCTTCATACCTATTTTATATCTAAATACTTGCATAAGTCGTCCGGCGGCAGTACTTTTACGGTTTCGATTGT
This region of Lentimicrobiaceae bacterium genomic DNA includes:
- a CDS encoding aldo/keto reductase, with the translated sequence MKFPSTIHAFTLNNGNIIPAIGLGVYQMPNGVLTQRAVDYALRVGYRHIDTAMIYRNEESVGKAIATGFVPREQIFVTTKLWNSEQGYDQAIRACNASLTRLGLKYVDLFLIHWPVHGKRKNSWRALETLMGEGKCRSIGVSNYMVGHLLELLDFCKIVPAVNQIELHPFIYNSRIQTVDLCRQAGIIPVAYSPLTKGIKLRDPLLLRMATSYGKTAAQLLLRWALQQGFAVIPKSAVTSRIADNFKIFDFEISNNDMELLNSLDENLTTGWDPSEVL
- the deoC gene encoding deoxyribose-phosphate aldolase — its product is MSKSRTFYPAQVSKDIEAILNQPFTSFSSEKEAMRFALGILDLTTLEGADNIAKVDALCKKALSFQELGLSNVAAICVYPVFARQVKGLLHGSGLNTACVAGAFPAGQSPLHIKLAEIKYAIDEGADEIDMVISRGKFLQGDYIEVFEEVHAIKELCGQVHLKVILETGEINDLNRIYDASVLAMKAGGDFIKTSTGKVSPAATPEAAYIMLQAIKDFHESTGKYVGFKPAGGVSTPDQALVYIKLVEKILGAEWLNSHLFRIGASRLADNLVNAILNE